A genomic segment from Parolsenella catena encodes:
- a CDS encoding type I phosphomannose isomerase catalytic subunit, with protein MALLRFKPIPKKTVWGGTTVRDYWHYDWMPDGVGQAWAFAVQGDESNVCVSGEYEGKTLGELWSEHSELFGDTDRLFPVIVSLLGPEDDLSIQVHPDTEHAVPLGFPYGKNECWYFLEAEPDAAIVFGHNATDEKDLRGYIDEGRWDDLIGHLPVKRDDFVYIPAGLLHACCKGTVVYEIQQSTDVTYRFYDYDRVQADGSLRELHLEPAIETLHYDKSEMVNSAKPTTVELPGMKRTTLVSNDSFTVEKLEVTGPAELEAGPYELVTVARGAGRANGEDITVGDQFLLPRGESLSLDGDVTLFMTTA; from the coding sequence ATGGCACTCCTGCGCTTCAAGCCCATCCCCAAGAAGACCGTCTGGGGTGGCACGACCGTCCGTGACTACTGGCACTATGACTGGATGCCCGATGGCGTTGGCCAGGCCTGGGCCTTCGCCGTCCAGGGCGACGAGTCCAACGTCTGCGTCTCCGGCGAGTACGAGGGCAAGACCCTCGGCGAGCTATGGAGCGAGCACTCCGAGCTCTTTGGTGACACGGATCGCCTCTTCCCCGTCATCGTCTCGCTGCTTGGCCCCGAGGACGACCTCTCCATCCAGGTCCACCCCGACACCGAGCACGCCGTCCCTCTCGGCTTTCCCTATGGCAAGAACGAGTGCTGGTACTTCCTCGAGGCCGAGCCCGACGCCGCCATCGTCTTTGGCCACAACGCCACTGACGAGAAGGACCTGCGCGGCTACATCGACGAGGGCCGCTGGGACGACCTTATCGGCCACCTGCCCGTGAAGCGCGACGACTTCGTCTACATCCCGGCCGGTCTGCTGCACGCGTGCTGCAAGGGCACCGTGGTCTATGAGATCCAGCAGTCCACCGACGTCACCTACCGCTTCTACGACTACGACCGCGTGCAGGCCGACGGCTCGCTGCGCGAGCTTCACCTGGAGCCGGCCATCGAGACGCTGCACTACGACAAGTCCGAGATGGTGAACTCCGCCAAGCCCACCACGGTGGAGCTGCCGGGCATGAAGCGCACCACGCTCGTCTCCAACGACTCGTTCACCGTCGAGAAGCTCGAGGTCACCGGCCCTGCCGAACTCGAGGCCGGCCCCTACGAGCTCGTCACCGTGGCCCGCGGCGCCGGCCGCGCCAACGGCGAGGACATCACGGTTGGCGACCAGTTCCTGCTGCCGCGCGGCGAGTCCCTCTCGCTTGACGGCGACGTGACCCTGTTCATGACGACCGCCTAG
- a CDS encoding ribulose-phosphate 3-epimerase — translation MLLLPSMMCADFLRLGEEVDELVSAGCDGFHLDVMDGHFVPNLGLGIGDVEAICRRSPVPCDVHLMATHEPTTIDLLVKAGVKIVYVHQEAEPTINSTLLQIERLGAHPGLVVDPGVNFETVETSLPVVDYVLVMTVNPGFSGQKYLDYVDEKIERFVAAKDKYGYKVIIDGACSPQVIAKADKMGVDGAVLGTSAVFGKGRPYAEIFKELREL, via the coding sequence ATGCTGCTTCTTCCCTCCATGATGTGCGCCGACTTCCTTCGCCTGGGCGAGGAGGTCGACGAGCTCGTCAGCGCCGGATGCGACGGCTTTCACCTCGACGTGATGGACGGGCACTTCGTTCCCAACCTGGGCCTGGGCATCGGCGACGTCGAGGCAATCTGTCGCCGCTCTCCCGTTCCCTGCGACGTTCACCTCATGGCCACGCACGAGCCTACGACGATCGACCTGCTCGTGAAGGCCGGCGTGAAAATCGTCTACGTGCACCAGGAGGCCGAGCCCACCATCAACTCCACGTTGCTGCAGATCGAGCGCCTGGGCGCGCACCCTGGCCTCGTCGTTGACCCCGGCGTCAACTTCGAGACGGTGGAGACCTCGCTGCCCGTGGTCGACTATGTCCTCGTCATGACGGTGAACCCCGGTTTCTCGGGCCAGAAGTACCTCGACTACGTGGACGAGAAGATCGAACGCTTCGTCGCCGCGAAGGACAAGTACGGCTACAAGGTCATCATTGACGGCGCCTGCTCGCCGCAGGTGATTGCCAAGGCGGACAAGATGGGCGTTGACGGAGCCGTGCTTGGCACAAGCGCGGTATTTGGCAAGGGTCGTCCCTATGCGGAAATCTTCAAGGAGCTTCGCGAGCTTTAG